One Miscanthus floridulus cultivar M001 chromosome 11, ASM1932011v1, whole genome shotgun sequence DNA window includes the following coding sequences:
- the LOC136494137 gene encoding K(+) efflux antiporter 1, chloroplastic-like gives MDLSRFASGVGPSRAAPRAGLQIGAAGNGFRACSLRRARHRGGGGGNGSLTSSAAAALRGRGGLFYLAPTRGSPLSLRAMGRPPRCQGSDSLAYVDGPLEAAKDSGEVSDEEATSSWSDDDRGPGPADVDGLREMLHRSRNELEVARLNSTMFEEKAQRISESAIALKDCADVAQRDVSAAVATVQEIIGKEADAKDAVQKATMALSMAEARLQLAAEALEAKRGSVGPMEVSIEGVEEEALVSAQEEIKDCRAALSRCEEELGRVQDKKMELQKEVDRLTELAEKAQLDASKAEEDVANIMVLAEQAVALEMEATQRVNDAEMLLLKAEKAISSVDTVVELTSSAEEQKSAEEDSVSEGYEYSNDGTDDVSVRDEVSSIERLMVGDLTVEGIEQLEPSREIYDEASSDKMSVEPQKEAEPDSDKSKQGKKQEMERKEVTKEPLSAPKALVKRSSRFFPASFFSSKVDGEFAPTSVFRGLMKSVQKQAPKLVVGILLLGAGAFFLNRAEKSQLFQQQGIATSIGKVTSTTKPIVREIRQIPQRVKKLIELLPHQEVNEEEASLFDILYLLLASVIFVPLFQKIPGGSPVLGYLAAGVLIGPYGISIIRNVHGTKAIAEFGVVFLLFNIGLELSVERLSSMKKYVFGLGSAQVLATTAAVGMIAHRFAALPGPAAIVVGSGLALSSTAVVLQVLQERGESTSRHGRATFSVLLFQDLAVVVLLILIPLISPNSSKGGVGFQAIAEAMGMAAVKAVAAITAIIAGGRLLLRPIYKIIAENRNAEIFSANTLLVIFGTSLLTARAGLSMALGAFLAGLLLAETEFSLQVESDIAPYRGLLLGLFFMTVSTVNIISSIIISLTLICC, from the exons ATGGATTTGTCCAGGTTCGCCTCCGGCGTCGGGCCCAGCCGCGCGGCCCCGCGGGCGGGCCTGCAGATCGGCGCCGCCGGGAATGGCTTCCGGGCCTGCTCACTGCGGCGAGCGCggcaccgcggcggcggcggcgggaacgGGAGCCTCACgtcctccgctgccgccgccctcCGCGGCCGCGGCGGGCTCTTCTACCTGGCTCCCACGCGCGGGAGCCCTCTCAGTCTCCGCGCCATGGGTCGGCCGCCGCGGTGCCAGGGCAGCGACTCATTGGCCTACGTCGACGGCCCGTTGGAGGCCGCCAAGGACTCCGGCGAGGTCAGCGACGAGGAGGCCACCAGCTCGTGGTCCGACGACGACAGGGGCCCCGGCCCCGCCGACGTCGATGGTCTCAGGGAGATGCTGCACCGGTCCAGGAACGAGCTGGAGGTGGCCAGGCTCAACAGCACCATGTTCGAGGAGAAGGCGCAGCGGATATCCGAGTCGGCCATCGCGCTCAAGGACTGCGCCGACGTCGCTCAGAGAGACGTGTCCGCGGCCGTTGCCACCGTGCAGGAGATCATCGGCAAGGAGGCAGACGCCAAGGATGCCGTCCAGAAGGCTACCATGGCGCTGTCGATGGCCGAGGCACGGCTGCAGCTGGCGGCGGAGGCGCTGGAGGCGAAGCGGGGGTCGGTCGGGCCGATGGAGGTTAGCATCGAAGGTGTGGAGGAGGAGGCCCTTGTGTCTGCACAGGAAGAGATTAAGGATTGCCGGGCGGCCCTGTCGCGGTGCGAGGAGGAGCTGGGACGAGTTCAGGACAAGAAGATGGAGTTGCAGAAGGAGGTTGATAGGCTGACGGAGCTTGCTGAGAAGGCCCAGTTGGACGCGTCCAAGGCCGAAGAAGATGTTGCCAATATAATGGTGTTGGCTGAGCAGGCGGTGGCTCTTGAGATGGAAGCTACGCAGCGTGTCAACGATGCGGAAATGTTGCTGCTGAAAGCGGAGAAGGCCATATCCTCGGTTGACACTGTGGTGGAGCTAACGTCATCTGCTGAAGAGCAGAAAAGCGCTGAAGAGGATAGCGTTTCTGAAGGCTACGAGTATAGCAACGATGGCACTGATGATGTTTCTGTGAGGGATGAGGTGTCAAGTATCGAGCGTCTAATGGTTGGTGACTTGACTGTTGAGGGCATTGAGCAGCTTGAACCATCCCGTGAAATATATGATGAAGCAAGCAGTGATAAGATGTCTGTTGAGCCTCAGAAAGAAGCTGAGCCTGATTCAGATAAGTCGAAGCAAGGGAAGAAGCAGGAAATGGAACGAAAGGAGGTCACCAAGGAACCACTGAGTGCTCCAAAAGCGCTGGTGAAGAGATCATCCCGCTTCTTCCCGGCATCTTTCTTCTCCTCCAAAGTTGATGGAGAGTTTGCACCTACATCTGTCTTTCGGGGGTTAATGAAATCTGTGCAAAAACAGGCTCCGAAGCTTGTTGTTGGGATATTGCTTCTTGGTGCAGG GGCATTCTTCTTAAATAGAGCTGAGAAGAGTCAACTATTTCAGCAGCAAGGCATTGCCACAAGTATTGGAAAGGTAACCTCCACAACAAAGCCCATAGTTCGTGAGATACGACAAATTCCACAGAGAGTAAAGAAGCTAATAGAGCTCTTACCTCATCAAGAG GTAAATGAGGAAGAAGCTTCGCTTTTTGACATATTGTATTTGCTTCTGGCCAGTGTTATTTTTGTACCATTATTTCAGAAAATCCCTGGAG GCAGTCCTGTTCTTGGATATCTTGCTGCTGGTGTCCTCATTGGTCCATATGGGATCTCCATCATCCGTAATGTGCATGGGACAAAGGCAATTGCGGAATTTGGAGTCGTGTTCTTACTATTTAACATTGGACTTGAG CTTTCTGTGGAAAGGCTAAGCTCGATGAAGAAGTATGTCTTCGGCTTGGGATCTGCTCAG GTGCTGGCTACTACTGCAGCTGTTGGTATGATAGCTCATCGTTTTGCCGCACTACCAGGACCAGCAGCAATCGTTGTTGGGAGTGGCTTGGCTCTGTCATCCACAGCTGTTGTCTTGCAA GTATTGCAAGAGCGTGGTGAAAGTACGTCACGTCATGGGCGTGCTACATTTTCTGTGTTATTGTTCCAG GATTTGGCTGTGGTGGTCTTGTTGATATTAATACCTCTCATATCACCTAATTCTTCAAAAGGAGGG GTTGGTTTCCAAGCAATAGCAGAAGCCATGGGAATGGCTGCAGTCAAAGCAGTAGCTGCTATAACTGCCATAATTGCTGGAGGTCGTCTG TTGCTCCGGCCTATTTACAAAATAATTGCTGAAAATCGGAATGCTGAGATATTTTCAGCAAATACACTCCTTGTTATTTTTGGCACAAGTCTTCTTACAGCCCGG GCTGGGTTATCAATGGCACTTGGAGCTTTTTTGGCTGGTCTGTTACTAGCAGAAACGGAGTTCTCCTTGCAGGTTGAGTCAGATATAGCTCCCTATCGTGGTCTTCTGTTAGGACTTTTCTTTATGACGGTGAGTACCGTGAATATAATTTCATCAATAATTATTTCTTTAACACTGATATGCTGCTAG